The genome window CCTTATCATGTCGTTGGGATGCAGGCGAAGTAGTACTTCCTGCAATCACACGTTCCACTGGGTGTAACACGCAGCACAACTTAGCAAAACTGGAGGTGTGACTACACTACGACATCGGTTTGGCAGGCGCATCGCGGAACTTCGGAGAATTTCCGGGATGAAACAAGAAGTATTCAGTGAAGCGATTGGCCTCACCGCGAAGGCTGCCGGGGACATTGAAAGAGGCATGGCATTTCCCAAACCGGAGAAGCTGGAGAAGATCGCGGCCGCCCTAAAGGTCCCTCTCAAGGAACTGTTCGACTTCGAGGATTCTCGCTATATTCCCCCACCGCCGCCCTTGCAGACGACGGAGAAGCCCCGGGCGGCGAGGAAATCACGATAATGTGAACGGGTATCTTAGAGGCCCAAAGGGACTCGTGCGAACAGTTTTCTATCCACCCAAAAGACCCTGGACGACGACGAAATCGACGAGGAGTACGTTGCTCCGGATCACCGTATTAGCCTCCTAAGCTCAGACTGCGGAAGGTGCGGCGGACTGTGGAACTCGTTCCACCATGCTGATGCTGTAGCTTGGTTTACCGTCACGATCTCGCAGCAGGGCTACGGTCATCTTCGTGAATAGAACGTCGCCATTTCGAGACATAAGTCGCTTGTTCACCTGATAGCGGTCGATCTTACCTTCGATAAGCGAGAGAAACAGCTTCCGGCCTTCCGGAAGATCCTCTGGGTGAACCAACTGCGAAAACCGCATTCGCTGCAACTCGTCCGCTTCGTACCCGACCATTTCTTGGAACAGCATATTGCTCTCAAACGGCTCACCCGAGGTGTTCACGAGAACGATTGCTACAGGGGCATTTCGAAAGAGCGATCGGAAAGCGTCCTCATCTCGGCAGTCCTCTTGGCTCCATGTTTCGTCCGATTCCAAAATCTTCGCCACACAAGCAAAAGACGAGGGCTCTTGCGTAAGTGGATCGCTGATCACATAAAAACTACAGGACACCGCAAGAGGGTGTCCTGTCTGGAAATGTCTCAAGCGAACTGTCTGAGTCGTGAAGCCGATTTTCTGCAAAGGTAGGAGATGAAGCATTTCCTTGATACGAATGCGGTCCCCATCGACAAAGAACTCTTCGAGGGAAGTCTCATTGATCTCGGCCTCATCGTATAGTCCGAGCATGTCTTTGCCGGCATCGTTGAGAAAGAACGTCTTCCGATCGAGTTGAGCTACACACATGAAATCCGAAGAGCTCTGCACAAGAGATTCCAGATTCTTCAGTTCGAGCTGGTCTGAATGGCCGCCGTCATCGGCCCTTGCAATAAAACCCACGAGACCAATCAAAACTCTGGAATGGTTAAAAATGGGAGAACCCGAGATTCGCGCGTAAAAGCGGGAGCCGTCCTTCCGTGCTCTCACCGTTTCGATATTTACGAAAGATTTTCCAGCCTGCAGATGTTCCACCAGATCGGCCCAGCTCTCGCGCTGGCTTTCGGGCAGAGGTGGGGTTAGACCGACGATGTCCTCATCATTCCAGCCGTAGATCTCACGGAAGGCAGGATTACAGCGCAACACTTTACGGTTCACATCGAATAGCGCAATTCCAACGGGTGCGCGATCGAGCATGATCCTCATCTCGTCTCTTTCCGTTTGTAGCGTGTTCCACTGTTGGCGGTAGGACCCCAGCAACCAGCTCATCGCCGCACAGAGGATCAGGAAAGATAGGACCGCCGAGATGTTGGTAGAGTCCGAGCGGATGAGCCGAAATAGAACCGCTGCTCCTACCGATGTGATCAATCCGGCCGCTCTACCCAATCGCCAACTGACGACAACGGTGGTTCCCAATAAGACTGCGGGTGGCCATATCGCTCTGCCGCCAAAAGCGATTACTAGGAGGAAGGCTGCTGCCAACACTGCGAAGGCAATCGCATCTCGTCTTTTGAACGCCTGAGAGAGGCGAGTCTTAATCTCTGAAAATCCCCATAATCCCATTGCTCTACGTCCCCGGCCCATATTGCGCTGGATCTTCAAGCGCAGCCGTAAACCCATTGGTATGGCTCAGATCTGGGAATACGAGGATCGCTGACTCCTGTCCTCGCAAAAGCACTTGCGTACCGAGACCTCTCGCCGAAGGGATCCTTGGAATGGGAATCTATCATCGAGCGAACTTCGGAGGTTGAAGTATCGTGCCGAAGCCAAACATCGTGTCCGGAGCTCTGGACTCTTGAGTGGATGATCATACCCGAAGTTCGATCTATAAAGATCGAACTTTCGTCATAGATCGCGGGTCTCCAACTCGCTCCGTGCACCTTAGCAGGCACGCTTTATGTTGCATCGGGCCACGCCCTACGCGTATCAGGACAACGACAGGAATTCTGTGTTCCCCGCGTCGATATAGAAGAGCGAACCAAGGTACGCTACTAATCGTAGGCAGTGACGAGGGTCTTCAATTGTGCGCGAGTGGGCACGCAAACGAGGTGCTGCTAGGTGCAAGCGTTCAGCAGAGCAAAATGGCCGATCGTCGTCACCGTCGCTATCGTGGCGATCGCAGCAATCCTGATACAGCAGAACCGCATTTCCCGGAGTACCGCCGACGCGCTTCTTTCTCGTGCCGACAAACTCTCCTGGGATAACCAGTGGCTGGAGGCGAATCCCCTTTATGCCAGGGCTGAGATCGAGTTCTTGCATCAGGGCCAACCATCGAAGGCTCTCTATGCACACGTCAGTCAGTTCATCGTGCGAGCTGAGTCCGATCCGATACCGTCGCTTCTGATAGAACTTCAAAAGGATCTGAGCTTGCCACAGGCGCGGGAGCCAGAGACGCATCTCCGCATCCTTGTCATTCAGGGCATGATCGAAAGCAATTACGACGCAGGGTTGGCACGCAATACCTGGCAAGAGGTAGAGGGGATCGCTGAGAGCCGCGGGCACTACCTTCTGATGGCGCGCGCGATAGGGGAGCAAGGATTAGCCGCATTCCTTCTCGGCGATTTCTCAACCGCAAAAAAGCTGGTGACGCGGGCGTGGTTGGCCGCCAAATACCTTCATGATGATGCCGCTCACGTCCGGTACGCGAGTATGTATGGAGCCGGACTCGTTGAACTACAGAAGTATGACGAGGCAATCCATGTACTCGATGAAGCCATCGATACATCGGCACGTTCAAAGACGGTGGCCTATCCGAGCATCGCGATCAACTTCAAGATTGATGCGCTTCGAGGTCTCGGACGTTACTCCGAGGCTTTGCAACTGGCGGATCAAGCCATCCAAAGGCTGCCATCGGCAAGACTCGACGCGCATCTGTACCAGATCATGACGTCCAAGGGAGAGGTCTACGGCAACGCCGGCAAGTGGAACGAAGCCATTGTGCAATACACAATCGCGCTCGAGTATGCACGCAGGCTCAAATATTGGAGAGGAATCGTTCAAACCGGAGGCCTGCTTGCTCTGGCTTACGAGAAGCAGAATCGAATCCAGGATGCACTGGTGACTATCGATGAAGCCATCCAGGCAAACAAAATGATCCCCGCAGAACTCTACTTCTCTCCACGTAACATGGCCATCAAGGCGGAGTTGCTAGATAAGCTGGGAAAACAGCGAGAATCCTATCTTCTGCACGAGAAGAGCTTGGGATTGTTCGACTCTCTACTCGCTACGGCGCCGACTCGCAACGTTGAGCGAGAGCTTCTCAATCAGATGCGCGATGTGTATTCCAGATATTTCGAGTCTCTCTGCCGGGAAGGCAATCTTAACGAGGCGTTTACGACAATTGAACGAGCGCGGGGCAGAATCCAGGCCCAGTCTATTTCGGAACGTCCGTCTCCATTGCCCCACGATCCGACCGACGACGAGCGGAAGGTCGCGCAGATGAACCTCAGCCTGATCGAGAACAACGACCCGGGAGTGGCAGTGAAATTAGATCGCGCCCTAGTCGAATCGAATCTGCTTGCCGCTGATACGACGTTGTCTGGACAGACCTTCCGTAGACCCTTGGAATTGTCCCAGGTACAAGCCCATCTAGGCCCGAAAGAGCTGGTGCTGGAGTATGTTCTCGACGATCCTGCATCGAGCGTTCTCGTAATCACTGCTAGCGGAGTTAAGAAGTACGATTTGCCATCAGGCGATGAGATTGAACATCTTGCCTCGCGATACCGAAGAGAGATCCACGATCGAAAGACCGACACCGAACTTGCGCGCAAACTGTTCAGCGAATTGATTGGCCCGATTGCTGAGTATCATGACAAACAAGAAATCATTATCGTTCCGGATGGTCAACTCCACCTCCTGCCCTTCGGCTCTCTCATGGAAAACAATGAGTATGCGATTCAAACACACAGCTTCAGTGTCAGCCCCTCGGCGTCGGTTCTGGCGTTGTTACGAGATCGAGAAGAACAGAACCAGGTAGGCTCTCTGGGTTACATCGGTGTAGCCGCATCGTCTGAACCTCAAGCGAGAAGCAGTTGGATTACACGATGGGCATCCTTTGGCAGAAGCGGGTCGCTCGACCCTTTGCCGCAGAGCAAACGAGAGGTGCAGACAATCGCCGGCTATTTTCCGGGAGCGGCTACGGTGCTCCTCGGTCACGAGGCTACAAAGGCCAACTTTACGGCTCGTCCCCTCGATCAATATCGTGTTGTTCATCTCGCCTTGCACGGCTATGCCGACATCGAACACCCGGAACGGTCGGCACTTGTTTTCGCTCCCGACGCGGCCAGAAAGAGCGACGGAATCATGGACCTTCAGGCGATCCAGAGACTTCGGTTCCGGGCCAGCCTAGTCACCTTGTCAGCTTGCGACACCGGTGTGGGGCCGATCAGCGAGGCGGACGTCGACAATCTCGCCAATGCTTTCATCGAGGCCGGTGCGGAAAGTGTCGTCGCTGCGCTCTGGGACCTTGAAGACCAGACGACTGCACTTCTGATGACGAACTTTTATAAGAACCTAAGTATGCACGAACGAAAAGGCGAGGCACTCCGTAACGCTCAGCTTGACATACTCGCCGCAGGGCTGCCTCCATACTATTGGGCGAGCGTCGAGGTTTTGGGGGATGCTTCCGAATCAGTCTAAGAAATCGGGCCAAGGAGGATAGAAGCGTGCAGCAGTCTTCATTGAACGAATCCCAACGTGGAGAGATTCTCGAAGCGATTACAAAGACAGTCACTAAGAAGTTCTACGACCCTCAATCGACGCACGAAGATTGGGATGCCGCTGTGAGAAAGCACCGATCCGGGATTCTGTCCGCGTCGTCGGACGAGGAATTCGAAGCCAGGGTTGCCGGACTCTTGACTGAACTGAAGAGCTCCCACATGGGTTTCTATCACAGTGGGCTAGCGCGCTGTACAAGCAAGATGGCGCTCTGCGCTGTGTATTCTGCCGGATCGTCGGAGGACGGACCCCGGTGGGTCTTTCAGGACGTCCACGAAGGAGGACCTGCAGCTGACGCAGGCATTAGAGTGGGCGACGCCTTGATTGCCGTCGACGGTCGCTCATTTCGGCCGCCTGACCATCCACTGTTCGCGATGGGGTCCACGGTAACCATTGAGGTGGCAACCATTGACGGTCGGCATAGGACCCATCGTGTCTCGATTCCGCTCGTCAAGGTAAAGCGAAACCAGCTGCCTAAGGTCGAGCCGAATCCAATTGTCTCGGCGCGGCGTGTCGGCGAAAGCACCGGATATATGCGGATTGCCAGTTACCCGGGTGAAATCGGTATCGACGTCGCAAACGACATCTCACGCGCGCTCCAGAATCTCGGCCCTATCGACCGCCTGGTCATTGACTTGCGCGGCAACAGTGGCGGAGGGATTGGTGTGCTGCGAGTGATGAGCCTGCTCACTCCGTACAAACTCGTGGTCGGAAACTTCTCCAATGGGAGATTGAAGAGCAGCTCGGACGCGCCGAATGGAAGTTTTGTCCTCAACCAGATTCCAGCGACGAAGCGTGGTCTGATTCCTCTGGCTTTCCGCTTCTTCACACACCTTCTCGCACGCAAGCTGACCGGCAAGAAGATGCCGATCACCGTCGTCACCGAAGGACCAGGCTATCAGCCATTTCATGGCAAAGTGGTCATTCTGGTTGACCGTCACACCGCCAGCGCCAATGAGATGCTGATCGCTTTCGCTCGCGAGCATAAATTGGCCCGAATTGTTGGGGAAGCAACTCCGGGACGCGTGCTCGGTGGCAGCAAATTCAAATTGCCATATGGCTATTGGCTGGCGCTACCAGTCGGTTCGTACAGAACAAGAGGCGGAGATTCCATTGAGGGCAAGCCGATACCCCCTGATGTCGAAGTCCCGTTCGATGCTCGTGAGGCGCAGGAAGGACGGGATCCGCAGCTGGAAGCGGCGCTTCGGGTAGTAAGCCAACTCTGAGTCTGCATTTTGTCGCATCCTGCGACCTACTTTTTCTTGTTTCTGCAAGCCAGGGATGTCAGACTCTCTTCGGAAATGCTTAAGCCGCGCAGAAGTTGCGCGGTAAGAGAGTATCGCGGGCTGAGCACTGATGGGACCATTAGGTCGTCTCATGAACGCTGTGTATAGGCTCAGTTCGTCATCCTGGGCTATGTGCGGTGGTATGTGCAGAGGACCTTTGCCGATCCGGATTACGATTGCTTTCGACTGCTCCTGATAGAGCCCGGCTCGAGGACTGTCTTGACTAGACGGGATGGCTTGCGGTGGGTCCTGCCTCGAGTGACCATACCTCGTTGGAGCCGGACTGCGCCGAATGTCCAGTCAGAGATTAGAGTTCAATTTAGTCTTCAGGCTATTGTCCTCGATGAGCTTGAGGCGCCCGCTCACGATTCGTTGATCATGGCTGAAGTTATCGAACGTCCCGCGACGGGGATCGATAGCTCATTCTCCTGGAGGAAGCTCGAGGAGCTGGCGATGGATGAGTTTGTGGACGAGGAACTTCTATCCGTCCAGAGGCTGCTATTCGAAGGTTCGACGGGCCGCGGACAGTTCTCTCGCTTAGGTTGGATCGGCGATGTATTGGCTTGGGCCGCTGCTCATACCGATGTGGACCCAGGGCAATTTGTGGAGATCAAGCAGATCAATGGCTCGTCCAGTTCCGCATTAATCCGGCTTACGACTGCAGCCGGTGCGGCGGTATGGTTCAAAGCAGTTGCGGATCCCGAGATGACCGAGTACCGCATGACTGCTGCTCTTAGAAAGCTTTTTCCCGATTATCTTCCAACGTTTCTTGCTATGCACGATGTATGGCACG of Acidicapsa ligni contains these proteins:
- a CDS encoding helix-turn-helix domain-containing protein, translated to MTTLRHRFGRRIAELRRISGMKQEVFSEAIGLTAKAAGDIERGMAFPKPEKLEKIAAALKVPLKELFDFEDSRYIPPPPPLQTTEKPRAARKSR
- a CDS encoding PAS domain-containing protein — encoded protein: MRIMLDRAPVGIALFDVNRKVLRCNPAFREIYGWNDEDIVGLTPPLPESQRESWADLVEHLQAGKSFVNIETVRARKDGSRFYARISGSPIFNHSRVLIGLVGFIARADDGGHSDQLELKNLESLVQSSSDFMCVAQLDRKTFFLNDAGKDMLGLYDEAEINETSLEEFFVDGDRIRIKEMLHLLPLQKIGFTTQTVRLRHFQTGHPLAVSCSFYVISDPLTQEPSSFACVAKILESDETWSQEDCRDEDAFRSLFRNAPVAIVLVNTSGEPFESNMLFQEMVGYEADELQRMRFSQLVHPEDLPEGRKLFLSLIEGKIDRYQVNKRLMSRNGDVLFTKMTVALLRDRDGKPSYSISMVERVPQSAAPSAV
- a CDS encoding CHAT domain-containing protein, translating into MQAFSRAKWPIVVTVAIVAIAAILIQQNRISRSTADALLSRADKLSWDNQWLEANPLYARAEIEFLHQGQPSKALYAHVSQFIVRAESDPIPSLLIELQKDLSLPQAREPETHLRILVIQGMIESNYDAGLARNTWQEVEGIAESRGHYLLMARAIGEQGLAAFLLGDFSTAKKLVTRAWLAAKYLHDDAAHVRYASMYGAGLVELQKYDEAIHVLDEAIDTSARSKTVAYPSIAINFKIDALRGLGRYSEALQLADQAIQRLPSARLDAHLYQIMTSKGEVYGNAGKWNEAIVQYTIALEYARRLKYWRGIVQTGGLLALAYEKQNRIQDALVTIDEAIQANKMIPAELYFSPRNMAIKAELLDKLGKQRESYLLHEKSLGLFDSLLATAPTRNVERELLNQMRDVYSRYFESLCREGNLNEAFTTIERARGRIQAQSISERPSPLPHDPTDDERKVAQMNLSLIENNDPGVAVKLDRALVESNLLAADTTLSGQTFRRPLELSQVQAHLGPKELVLEYVLDDPASSVLVITASGVKKYDLPSGDEIEHLASRYRREIHDRKTDTELARKLFSELIGPIAEYHDKQEIIIVPDGQLHLLPFGSLMENNEYAIQTHSFSVSPSASVLALLRDREEQNQVGSLGYIGVAASSEPQARSSWITRWASFGRSGSLDPLPQSKREVQTIAGYFPGAATVLLGHEATKANFTARPLDQYRVVHLALHGYADIEHPERSALVFAPDAARKSDGIMDLQAIQRLRFRASLVTLSACDTGVGPISEADVDNLANAFIEAGAESVVAALWDLEDQTTALLMTNFYKNLSMHERKGEALRNAQLDILAAGLPPYYWASVEVLGDASESV
- a CDS encoding S41 family peptidase yields the protein MQQSSLNESQRGEILEAITKTVTKKFYDPQSTHEDWDAAVRKHRSGILSASSDEEFEARVAGLLTELKSSHMGFYHSGLARCTSKMALCAVYSAGSSEDGPRWVFQDVHEGGPAADAGIRVGDALIAVDGRSFRPPDHPLFAMGSTVTIEVATIDGRHRTHRVSIPLVKVKRNQLPKVEPNPIVSARRVGESTGYMRIASYPGEIGIDVANDISRALQNLGPIDRLVIDLRGNSGGGIGVLRVMSLLTPYKLVVGNFSNGRLKSSSDAPNGSFVLNQIPATKRGLIPLAFRFFTHLLARKLTGKKMPITVVTEGPGYQPFHGKVVILVDRHTASANEMLIAFAREHKLARIVGEATPGRVLGGSKFKLPYGYWLALPVGSYRTRGGDSIEGKPIPPDVEVPFDAREAQEGRDPQLEAALRVVSQL